The sequence ttctgaccaaatttaaacttaatctttgtatgattaacatttccgacacgataagcaaagtctgtaaaactgaatctcaaaatttttgaactacttttatatatttaaatacccttcggttgttttcgacgattcgcgaacaattatatgtaaatagatgcatatatactataacttgaaaaggtaacaatgtattaattatttgataccgtacattaaacttattggtttaaatatctatttgaatatatatgataagttaaaatatttattattaaaatttatttataaataatttccaatgtgtatttaaaaactgatttatgtaaattaaaaagatatatacatatatatataatttcaagttatttagtaaacgatagtaacattcgtttattgattcgattgatatttagataagttaactaaagcgtttaagatgaaccagtaaaacactaatttgctacagtattttcaaattgctacagtacccaaaatgctatagtgttttcgaaaatcactatttgctacagtgaaattgactttgctacagtgaattgctacagtaaaacactatttcaaaatgaaaatgtatgtattatatattaacaaatagcgagacaataatttatagaagtaaatgatcaaaacactcaaatgtataagttatacctcgagtggtatagtttatggataatttaaggctatattttgacaaaggtacgtgacacgaaacgtaaaatgcaagttttctaaatgtacgaaaggaggttaaaaaaaaaccggaaccgggacataagtcgagtgacgacgtacgacttatcggaacaaaaattacaagttaactatgacgaggtcatgagcgtgtcactttcaaaatagttttatgagcgggataaagctaaggaaattatgggttattgccaaggaggttatgggtaacattcataggtattatttgcaagtcaaacctagtgttatcatctccattacgtctacatacttttctacaatattgaatctcaatattgatatgtaagtacttatattttatcttttatataataattgtgtatccatgtctaatgctcgagtatatatatttatacatgtttgtatgctaaatttcctcgttaaacagtttatgatgtaccacgaattaaatacatatattactggtaaaaggtatatgatatatatgtttttggaaagctgacgaaaaatcaataacttttcatttagatatcgaataatttcgatgaacggattaaaagatatgagcaactgaattatgattgaagttaattgaaattgcttttgaatctacaattaagatttaaacaacttgtttacgagattgataaattggatttttgaatattaccaaccgagtaaatgaatccttatataaggtacgtctcgttttgttaaactattgtcaaaattgactttttgaaacaacattggataacttttgtatgtcaatatcgagcattaggattgtgatacactatgacctgacctagcttgatagacatttattgaccaacatatgttctctaggttgagatctacggttatttggtaatccgtgtttcgatcacattttggtgaacgactttatatgctgctaaggtgagtttcatttgctccccttttaattgcttttgaaatctatacttttgggctgagaatacatgcactttattttaaacgcaatggatacaagtacatactaaattctacaccgagtttgaaccgaaaatcccttagctttggtaactagtaactgtcggttataagaactggtgggcgcgagtagtagtatatggatccatagggtttgatatcccagtctgagctagagcactagccttttaacagacgtatgctatttgagaagcgtacacgttggtttgcgtgtattattaagatgattatacaaagggtataaattatatacgttaactttagttaccagggtgctcaatttcatagaatcttttgataaacgtttctggatgaaacaactgaaatcttgtgatccacctttaaatacagattatgcgcaacattaaaactatgaactcaccaacctttgtgttgacacttttaagcatgtttattctcaggtttcctagaagtcttccgctgtttgcttagatgttagacaagctatgtgcatggagtcttacaagaaatatttttcaaggaaacgttgcattcaccaaatcattaccatgtatcttattttgactgcattgtcaacggaagtactgttgtaaactattatttatggtgattgtctatatgtagaaatcatcagatgtcgaaaaattttgatttaaatattcatttatggtgtgccttttcaaaagaatgcaatgtttacaaaacttatcatatagaggtcaaatacctcgcaatgaaatcaatgaatgacatgttcgtccatatggatttggagcgatcgtcacaaattaTATATCATGTATGTATCAAAGTTACCCGAGTTAAGTTGATTTCCATAGCTGATAATCTACCAAgttattcaaacatattgtttttcAAATTCGACATAACCTCATGTTCTCCTTTATCCACAAATTTCTTTCCTGCAAAAATTTCTGACATGTCATCTTTCAATGTATTTACTTTTTCCGTAATATTCTTCTCTTGTTGAATAGTTTGGACTTTCAGAAGTTCAATTATGTCCGCTTGTTGATTTGACAACTCAATGTGATTTAGTATTAGCTGCAAGGTTTAACACACGAATTAGGTCAAATTCATTTGTATTTTATTCTAAGTTTATATGCAAGTAATTTGCTATTTTTTTGGTAAATAGAAAGGAGTAATAAACAAAAAAAAAGAATATTTATATACCTTAATGATGTCAGAAGGTCTAATACCACCAATCCACATTACACAAGATATTGTAGGTGACATCCATGTGACGTTGATGATTGACATCACACATATTTTTGCCGCATTTTTTGTTGTGGTTAATAATTCCAAATAATGATCATTTAATAATTTAATCAACGGGAAAATGTTATCAGCATCGTTATTTTTTTGAATTAGCGAATTGACTTAGAACAGAACCATTACCTATTCATTCAATGACCATGTGCAGATATCATGCGAATATACAATTCTGACTTTGAATTTAGTAGAATATTTGTATTGCCTGCAATTTACGAAATGATCAGTTTGTAGATGAAAATCACCATTACTTATAACACAATGCCATTACCTGGAAATAAAAAATAGTATCAAACCCTCTGCATATGAACAGCCATTGAAGTTCCATAATACTGCAATTTCTAGAACTTTAAAGGTTGGAATTAACATGCACATTGTTAAAGTTGTTTGCCTCTAATTGCGGAATTTCGACAAATTATGAATTGAGCAGATTATAGAAAATAATAAGGATAGCAGTTTGTTTAACATTGAACGAAATAAACATCAAGATTATGTACTAATTTAATTGATCAGGAATAGTTAGTATTTTTTTGTATTTGATGATTATTGCAATATGCTTGCAGTAGAAACACAATTATAGCATACAATGTAGTTTAAGTGGTAATAAACACAGATGTATAAACAACGATACTTGCACCATGAAGTCCAAATCATACTATAGCATTTGTTTAAGATTAATCAATATGTCAATCAGATCGTATTCATTTACTTCAGTTGTTGGAATAAAATGTAATGTCAATTGATTTATATTGAACTTCAATATGAATCAAATTTGGAGTTTTTACAAACCTAACAGAAGAAACGATTAGggcaaattgaaaaaaaaaaaaaaaattattaattactAAAAATTGGAAATTACAATAAACAAAACTTAATTTAAAGGGTTATTGTTGATTCGTACATGCACTAATCTTCAATTCTTCTAAAGCATGAAATCGAATGTGATGAATTGTACTTCGTTAACAGACAAATATAGACCATTGATTTGATATTTAGATTAATTTGGAAACTGAAAATCACAGACAATATTGAATTGAGATGCGAGTACTGAAACGATGGAATTCATGAAACAGATGGATTGTAGGCGAGAAATCACGGAGTGTGTGTTTTTTGATTGAACCCCTAAATTGAAAATTGAGAAGCGCGTAATATGGTTATGAAAGGGTAGTGTGGAGAAATTAACACAGTGTTTGTGACTTATGACGTGATTAAGAAGATGATTTGAGATGGAGGGATAAGATTTGATCTTAATTTTTGATGGATGGTTAGGATTGTTTTTGTTTTTTAAATATGATGCATTAAGCACTTTGTTATTAGTGTAAGAGAGATTAAATTAAGATTAATGTCGTGGATGCAAATATACCCCTTATTAAAATTTCGAATGTAAACTATAACAGGATTATTATTCTCTAGTTTTTTTAAACTAAGAACGTTCTTACATAAATCCTACTAAAAAAAGGTAAACTGACCCTCTGACGGCCCTACACCGACCGATGTCACCATCAACATGTGAAAGGAAAATTGTGTAACTCATGTTTAAAGGAAATGGAACGGGGACCACTGCAGTATGTTGCATGTCCCCAAACCACTAGACTACCATCAcagtataatataataatgattatacATATAATCTcttcattccaattaataatcacTATACAAAAATCACAATTTAAAAAGGTCATTATCACAATATATACTATTTtttaactttataattttattatttactttTTATTGACCATTTGTatcaaatgcataaagtaattgtaTAAAAGAACTTTATCTTGTACGAAAAAAAAATTACTTCGTGACAATTCATAacgaaaaaatatataattaaactgGAAcagaaggatatatatatatatatatatatatatatatatatatatatatatatatatatatatatatatatatatatatatatatatatatatatatatatatatatttttgtgtgtgtgtgtgttacaattattatcattgttgttgttgttattattattattattaatattaattacttcgTATCATTATAATTCTTATGGATTATGCTAACCACGACCCCTAGAGCTATCGTTAGTGTGCTTTAAAATGATGTACTAAGAGCACTGGGTGTCCGTAGTCCTTTGACCAAGGTTCATTTCGGTGTGTAAATTGGACTTCGAAATTGATTGATTGGGACATGGGTGGAGGTGTCCCCAGTGTCTATTTCAGTGTCCATGTattattttttaatgtttttaatttatttttaatatttatattttttcataaacaattatttataaataaaaataacaaaaaaCATATAAAATAAACAACTTTCATTAATTTAAAACACTATACaactaaaaataaaaacttaaaaaactAGCATTTGATTAAAATGAATAAATGGATTAGCccattttttttattgttttagcCCACAATAAAATAgccaaaatataattatttttttttttttgccatttACCAAAATCTAGACTTCATCTTCTACATTTAACGCACCATTGCAGCTtccaatttgtaaaaaaaaaaaaagattaaatgTTCCAGCAACACAACGACTATAAATTCCAAAATCAAAAGGGCAACGGCTGGATTCCCCAACGTTAGTGGCTCGACGTTGAAGACCGACGGCGGAATCGTTGTCGTCTCGGTGTCGATTGACGGTCGATCCCGGCGTCGGTTGGTGATGGACAGCGGCGAAGGACTGGGGACACCCAATGCTCTAagcgtttttttttattattgaaacacatttttttaaattgTACAACTAATTTATGTACGTAGGTTGACACGTGGACaaaattctatttattatttatgcTTATGCTCATGATTATCGTTATGTGTATGCTCATGTTTATCGTTATGCTTATTGAAATGTAAGTAAAAAGTAAGGAGTAAAATTGAAAAGTAGATAAAAATATACGTAATAATCATTTTTTCTTAAACTATATTTTTTGTTGATGGACTATTAAACGACAGagaaaatattacggagtaataagaGCACAGGGTGTCCCCCGTCCCCTATGTCAACGTTTTCCCTAAATCGACGCCGGCCCGCCGTCGCCCGACACCGCCTCACCGTCGCCAGCTTCGATTTCCGGCGTCGAATTTCGATTTTGAGCCACAGACGGTGTAAAAAATAGCCGTTGTTTATGGGATAGTGTGTATATATCCGTTATCAAacggttgttttttttttttttttgttttttttcttcttttctctaTAAATACTATACATTTTCCCATTCCAACTCACATTTCTTTTCTTACCAAACCTACTCTAATACAAAAAAAATATACCTCTTTTAATTTAGGAAAAAATGTCTTCATCTTCGAGTAGTTCGCACGATGATTACACAAATTATACGCTCAATTTACTTGATCAAGTTGATGAATCTTCGAACGATGGTGTTAATTCTCGTCTTTACGTTCGTCGTGATCATTATAATGCTCATAATCGTTTGATGGAGGATTACTTTGATGAGGGGTGCAAATATACGGAAGATCAATTCAAACGTCGTTTTCGGATGCGTCGCCGTGTTTTTCTTCGAGTGATGAACGATATACTCAACTATGATGTCAATCCATTGCCTACCCATTTTATATGGTTTCATCGAAGGCAAGATTCTCGCGGTATGTGGAGTATTAGTCCACATTTAAAAATCACCGCCGCACTCCGTCAGCTAGCATACGGCTATACACCGGATGCTTTAGACGAGTATTTGCAAATGAGTGAACGAGTTGGGCGTGAATCTTTGCTAAACTTTACTATGTGCATTATTGACTTGTATAATACTGACTACTTAAGAGAGCCGTCTTTGCATGACATTCAGCGTTTATATGAAGCCCATGAAAGGATTCATGGCTTCCCGGGCATGTTGGGTAGcatcgattgtatgcattgggcatgGGCAAAATGTCCAGTTGCGTGGAGAGGCCAATTTATGCGAGACGATCACAGTCACCCAACCATTATGCTTGAAGCCGTCGCGTCGTATGATAATTGGATTTGGCATGCGTATTTTGgtgtggtgaaatgtcccgttcatatcgattataaacgttccatattaattgatttcgttgcgaggttttgacctctatatgagacgtttttcaaagactgcattcgtttttaaaacaaaccataacctttattttatcgacaaggttaaaaagacaccacctagattatccagaaatgataatctaaaaatatcacacttacacactaccaatacatattggtttataatattaatatgttacaacaaaataaatctcgaatgcagttttaaacaatattatacaagcatgctgacaccaaatcttgtccacatattagcatgca comes from Rutidosis leptorrhynchoides isolate AG116_Rl617_1_P2 chromosome 4, CSIRO_AGI_Rlap_v1, whole genome shotgun sequence and encodes:
- the LOC139842351 gene encoding uncharacterized protein; this encodes MSSSSSSSHDDYTNYTLNLLDQVDESSNDGVNSRLYVRRDHYNAHNRLMEDYFDEGCKYTEDQFKRRFRMRRRVFLRVMNDILNYDVNPLPTHFIWFHRRQDSRGMWSISPHLKITAALRQLAYGYTPDALDEYLQMSERVGRESLLNFTMCIIDLYNTDYLREPSLHDIQRLYEAHERIHGFPGMLGSIDCMHWAWAKCPVAWRGQFMRDDHSHPTIMLEAVASYDNWIWHAYFGVFGSLHVAGSNNDLNVLNTSDLFNSMLNEDMPDVPFIANGVEYKSGYYLADGIYPTWASFVKGFSSAVDEKRTHFSRQQAAARKDVERTFGILQGRWHILQQPARAYASNQMRRLMYTCIILHNIIIEDNGYNLAENDWVYEPLQHIQRTWIERCDARARRTRELRDREVHEGLRSDLVEHLWALREFN